From the genome of Thiobacter sp. AK1, one region includes:
- the uvrA gene encoding excinuclease ABC subunit UvrA: protein MEFIKIRGARTHNLKNINLDIPRNRLVVITGLSGSGKSSLAFDTLYAEGQRRYVESLSAYARQFLQMMEKPDVDLIEGLSPAISIEQKATSHNPRSTVGTVTEIHDYLRLLYARVGDPYCPQHDVLLAAQTVSQMVDHVLALPEDTKLMILAPVVTGRKGEHVELFDELRAQGFVRLRIDGKTHEIDALPKLDKNKKHTIEVVVDRLKVRPEVKQRLAESFETALRHADGRAIAVEMDSRREHLFSAKFACPICDYALAELEPRLFSFNNPMGACPKCDGLGSVSFFDPKRVVAFPHLSLASGAIKGWDRRNQFYFQMLQSLAMHYGFDLETPFEDLPKRIQNILLYGSGQEAIPFKYLAERGGFTTRKHPFEGILHNFERRYRETDSLTVREELAKYLNTKPCPECGGTRLRREARHVKVAGKAIYEVSRMPLKEALPFFENLQLAGARQAIADRIIKEIVARMRFLTNVGLDYLSLDRSAETLSGGEAQRIRLASQIGSGLTGVMYVLDEPSIGLHQRDNGRLLATLRHLRDLGNSVIVVEHDEEAMSIADHVIDIGPGAGVHGGEVVAQGTPEEIKANPNSLTGQYLSGRKCIPIPQKRHKPDPKRWLMLKGARGNNLRNVTLKLPVGVLTCVTGVSGSGKSTLINDTLYPAVAQHLYGSTLEPAPFDEIAGLEFFDKVIDVDQSPIGRTPRSNPATYTGLFTPIRELFAGVPEARERGYGPGRFSFNVKGGRCEACQGDGVIKVEMHFLPDIYVPCDVCHGKRYNRETLEIRYKGLTIHDVLEMTVEQAYDFFAAVPAVAKKLQTLLDVGLGYITLGQSATTLSGGEAQRVKLALELSKRDTGRTLYILDEPTTGLHFQDIELLLSVVHRLRDHGNTVVIIEHNLDVIKTADWIIDLGPEGGEGGGRIIAEGTPEQVADTPGSHTGHYLRQVLARR, encoded by the coding sequence ATGGAATTCATCAAGATTCGTGGCGCCCGCACCCACAACCTGAAAAACATCAATCTCGATATTCCACGCAACCGTCTGGTGGTGATCACAGGGCTATCGGGATCCGGCAAGTCCTCACTGGCCTTCGATACCCTCTACGCCGAGGGGCAGCGCCGCTACGTGGAATCCCTCTCAGCCTACGCGCGTCAGTTCCTGCAGATGATGGAAAAGCCGGACGTGGACCTGATCGAGGGCTTGTCACCCGCAATCTCCATCGAGCAGAAGGCCACCTCCCACAACCCACGCTCCACGGTGGGAACGGTCACCGAGATCCACGATTATCTGCGCCTGCTCTACGCCCGCGTGGGCGATCCCTACTGCCCCCAACACGACGTGCTGTTGGCGGCCCAAACCGTGTCCCAGATGGTGGATCACGTGCTCGCCCTGCCGGAAGACACCAAGCTCATGATCCTGGCACCGGTGGTCACCGGCCGCAAGGGCGAACATGTGGAGCTCTTCGACGAGCTACGCGCCCAGGGCTTCGTGCGCCTGCGCATCGACGGCAAGACCCACGAGATCGACGCCCTGCCCAAGCTGGACAAAAACAAGAAACACACCATCGAGGTGGTGGTGGACCGGCTCAAGGTGCGCCCAGAGGTGAAGCAACGCCTGGCGGAATCCTTCGAGACCGCGCTGCGCCACGCCGATGGCCGTGCCATCGCCGTGGAAATGGACAGCAGGCGGGAACATTTGTTCTCGGCAAAGTTCGCCTGCCCCATCTGCGACTACGCGCTGGCGGAACTGGAGCCGCGTCTATTCTCCTTCAACAACCCCATGGGTGCCTGCCCCAAGTGCGATGGGCTGGGCAGCGTCAGCTTCTTCGATCCCAAGCGGGTGGTAGCCTTTCCCCATCTCTCGCTGGCTTCTGGCGCGATCAAGGGCTGGGATAGGCGCAACCAGTTTTATTTCCAGATGCTGCAAAGCCTGGCCATGCACTACGGTTTCGATCTGGAAACGCCCTTCGAGGATTTACCCAAGCGCATCCAGAACATCCTGCTCTACGGCAGCGGCCAGGAGGCGATCCCCTTCAAGTATCTGGCGGAGCGCGGTGGTTTCACCACCCGCAAACATCCCTTCGAAGGCATCCTGCACAACTTCGAGCGGCGCTACCGGGAAACCGACTCGCTCACCGTGCGCGAGGAACTCGCCAAGTATCTCAACACCAAGCCCTGCCCCGAGTGCGGCGGCACGCGCCTGCGCCGCGAGGCACGCCACGTCAAAGTAGCAGGCAAGGCTATTTACGAGGTGAGCCGCATGCCTTTGAAGGAAGCGCTGCCGTTCTTCGAAAACCTGCAGCTTGCCGGCGCACGCCAGGCCATCGCCGACAGAATCATCAAAGAGATCGTGGCACGCATGCGCTTTCTCACCAATGTCGGTCTCGACTATCTGTCGCTGGACCGCTCGGCGGAAACCCTCTCCGGTGGAGAGGCGCAACGCATTCGTTTGGCCTCCCAGATCGGCTCCGGCCTCACCGGGGTGATGTATGTTCTGGACGAGCCATCCATCGGCCTGCACCAGCGGGACAACGGTCGGCTATTGGCCACCTTGCGCCATCTGCGCGATCTGGGAAATTCGGTGATCGTGGTGGAGCACGACGAGGAAGCCATGAGCATCGCTGATCATGTGATCGATATCGGCCCGGGCGCAGGCGTGCATGGCGGGGAGGTGGTGGCCCAAGGCACGCCAGAGGAAATCAAGGCCAACCCCAACTCCCTCACCGGCCAATATCTCTCGGGGCGCAAGTGCATCCCGATTCCGCAAAAGCGCCACAAGCCAGACCCCAAACGCTGGCTCATGCTGAAGGGCGCACGGGGAAATAACCTGAGGAACGTCACCCTAAAACTGCCGGTCGGTGTGCTCACCTGCGTCACGGGCGTGTCCGGCTCGGGCAAATCCACGCTCATCAACGACACCCTCTATCCGGCAGTTGCGCAGCATCTATATGGGTCCACGCTGGAGCCTGCACCCTTCGATGAAATCGCCGGACTTGAGTTTTTCGATAAGGTGATCGACGTCGACCAGAGCCCCATCGGCCGCACGCCGCGCTCCAATCCGGCCACCTATACCGGTCTGTTCACGCCCATCCGTGAGTTGTTCGCTGGTGTGCCCGAGGCGCGTGAACGTGGCTACGGTCCCGGTCGCTTCTCCTTCAACGTCAAGGGCGGGCGCTGCGAGGCCTGCCAGGGCGATGGCGTGATCAAGGTGGAGATGCATTTCCTGCCTGACATTTACGTGCCCTGTGATGTCTGCCATGGCAAGCGTTACAACCGCGAGACGCTGGAGATCCGCTACAAGGGCTTGACCATCCACGACGTGCTGGAAATGACAGTGGAGCAGGCCTATGACTTCTTCGCGGCGGTGCCTGCCGTGGCCAAGAAACTGCAGACCCTGCTCGACGTGGGACTGGGCTACATCACACTGGGCCAGTCCGCCACCACGCTTTCCGGCGGCGAGGCACAGCGTGTGAAACTGGCGCTAGAACTATCCAAGCGCGATACCGGCCGCACCCTCTACATTCTGGACGAGCCCACCACCGGGCTGCATTTCCAGGACATCGAACTACTCCTGTCGGTGGTGCACCGGCTGCGCGACCATGGCAACACCGTGGTGATCATTGAGCACAACCTGGACGTGATCAAAACCGCGGACTGGATCATAGACCTCGGCCCGGAAGGCGGCGAGGGTGGCGGCCGCATCATCGCCGAAGGCACGCCGGAGCAGGTGGCCGACACACCCGGTAGCCACACCGGCCACTATCTGCGGCAGGTATTGGCGCGCCGCTGA
- a CDS encoding GspE/PulE family protein, protein MQVQPAIGLNFASGIRTLLRQDPDIIMVGVIRDLETAEMAVQAALTGHLVLSTLHTNDAASAITRLLDLGVPAYLIKSTLLGCSPSGWCAPSAPIASSREPLQTKPGASSRAPGRPPGLCACSAPMVAWHAA, encoded by the coding sequence ATGCAGGTGCAGCCAGCCATCGGCCTAAACTTCGCCTCCGGCATCCGCACTTTGCTGCGGCAGGATCCGGACATCATCATGGTGGGCGTGATCCGGGATCTGGAGACGGCAGAAATGGCGGTTCAGGCGGCGCTCACCGGGCATTTGGTGCTTTCCACCCTGCACACCAACGACGCGGCCTCCGCCATCACCCGCCTGCTCGATCTGGGCGTGCCCGCTTATCTCATCAAGTCCACCCTGCTGGGGTGCTCGCCCAGCGGCTGGTGCGCACCCTCTGCCCCAATTGCAAGCAGCCGGGAACCATTGCAGACGAAACCTGGAGCGAGCTCACGCGCCCCTGGAAGGCCGCCAGGCCTGTGCGCGTGTTCCGCCCCAATGGTTGCCTGGCATGCCGCATGA
- a CDS encoding MoaD/ThiS family protein, with the protein MIKLYYFAALVDELGTAYEEIELPPKTATVADLLALLRARGGQWEKTFATGLMRITVNKRFAETGTPIADGDEIAFVSVRC; encoded by the coding sequence ATGATCAAACTGTATTACTTCGCCGCCCTGGTGGACGAGCTGGGAACGGCCTACGAGGAAATCGAACTACCGCCCAAAACTGCCACCGTGGCCGACCTGCTGGCCCTGTTGCGGGCCCGGGGCGGGCAGTGGGAAAAGACCTTTGCCACTGGACTCATGCGCATCACCGTCAACAAGCGGTTCGCCGAAACGGGCACGCCCATCGCCGACGGTGACGAAATCGCCTTCGTGTCGGTGCGCTGTTAG